The Patescibacteria group bacterium genome includes a window with the following:
- the rho gene encoding transcription termination factor Rho → MVDDNQALSASSAKDFVGEPKLPEPEVSGELSRGQVDIQVQDSSKRLLTVDERIIPDANLPTEYVEGVLDIAHEGSGLLRPKYTPSDRDIYISASQIRRFNLKVGDWVGGQARRPKENERYWGLLKVENVNGKPIEELPTDRVDLDDMTAIYPDEKIVLSTGKEPLSTRVIDLVSPIGFGQRGLVVSPPKAGKTWLMKDIIAGIATNYPEDNGKSKKVHLMAVLIGERPEEVTDIRRHMEKMTNGKGEVVASNFDEAPVEQTRVGELALERAKRMVEGGADVVILLDSITRMARAYNLALPTSGRTLSGGFDPMALFPAKKFFGAARKIENGGSLTIIGTCLVDTGSRMDDLIYEEFKGTGNMELHLDRKLAERRIFPAIDLTRSGTRQEELLYDKEDLPKIVTMRRMLDLMSDDERTELFLQKLRETEDNKTFLNTLTKA, encoded by the coding sequence ATGGTTGATGACAATCAAGCCCTTTCTGCCTCAAGCGCTAAGGATTTTGTTGGCGAACCAAAACTTCCTGAGCCTGAAGTTTCAGGGGAATTGTCTCGTGGACAAGTTGATATCCAAGTGCAAGATAGCTCAAAAAGGCTTTTAACTGTTGATGAGCGGATTATTCCCGATGCCAATTTACCAACTGAATATGTAGAGGGGGTCTTGGACATTGCTCATGAAGGATCAGGTCTTCTTCGCCCAAAATATACCCCCTCAGACCGTGATATTTATATATCAGCAAGCCAGATCAGGCGTTTTAATCTTAAGGTTGGTGATTGGGTAGGGGGACAAGCAAGGCGGCCCAAAGAAAATGAGCGCTATTGGGGACTTCTAAAGGTTGAAAATGTAAACGGTAAGCCGATTGAAGAGTTGCCAACAGACAGGGTTGATCTTGATGATATGACTGCTATTTATCCTGATGAAAAGATTGTGCTTTCAACCGGAAAAGAGCCGCTTTCAACAAGGGTTATTGACTTGGTTTCTCCCATTGGTTTTGGCCAGAGAGGATTGGTTGTTTCTCCTCCGAAGGCTGGTAAGACTTGGCTGATGAAGGATATTATTGCCGGCATTGCCACAAATTATCCTGAGGATAACGGCAAGTCTAAAAAAGTTCATTTGATGGCAGTTTTGATAGGCGAGAGGCCGGAGGAGGTAACAGATATTAGGCGTCATATGGAGAAAATGACAAATGGTAAGGGAGAAGTTGTGGCTTCCAATTTTGATGAAGCGCCTGTTGAGCAAACAAGAGTAGGGGAGTTGGCCTTGGAGCGAGCAAAAAGAATGGTTGAGGGTGGAGCTGATGTTGTGATTTTGCTTGATTCAATCACCAGAATGGCTCGCGCTTATAACTTGGCTCTTCCCACATCAGGTAGAACTTTATCCGGTGGTTTTGACCCAATGGCACTTTTCCCGGCCAAGAAGTTTTTTGGTGCGGCAAGGAAAATTGAAAATGGAGGCAGCTTAACCATAATTGGCACCTGCTTGGTTGATACAGGAAGCCGTATGGATGATTTGATTTATGAGGAATTCAAGGGCACTGGTAATATGGAGCTTCATTTGGATAGAAAGTTGGCTGAGAGAAGAATATTCCCGGCAATTGATTTGACTCGATCTGGTACAAGGCAGGAGGAGCTTCTTTATGATAAAGAAGACTTGCCAAAGATTGTGACGATGAGGAGGATGCTTGATTTGATGAGTGATGATGAAAGAACTGAACTTTTCCTGCAGAAGTTAAGGGAAACTGAAGATAATAAAACTTTCCTCAACACTTTAACCAAGGCTTGA